TTTGTTGATATTCTGTCACCTCATAAAAGCCATCGACTAATATTAAAATCGAAATTTTTTCTAATTCTGGATCAATAATCCAATATTCAGGAATTTCTCTCACAGCATATTCCGAACGTTTGTAACGGTAGTCATCTTGTTTATTATTGGCACTCACAATTTCCACCGCCAACATTGGTGCATTGTCTAAAACGGCCGTTTTCATCTGACGAATTTCTTGACATTGTTCGGATGATAAAATGACTAAGTCTGGAATCCTTGATTTATTTTCTGCTGTTCTAACTCCTACTGTGCCAGGCATAGGTTTATAATCTAATTTTAGTCGCTCTATCTCTTTTTTTAATAAGTCATAAATAAAAACTAAAATCAAAGCATGAAAACCACTAGCAGTAGGCATTAAAACCAATTCTCCATTAACTAATTCATACTTGTTATCCGTGCCATCACTAAAACTTAAATACTCATCAAAGGAGTAGGTTTTTGTTAAAGATTGAACCATTATTAATCACACCCCTGATATTTTTCTTAATTGTAACTAATGGATATATTTTCCTTTGGCATTGGCTTTGTGCCATAATGCCTAATTATTTCTTGTGGTGGTTCAAGACAAATCACAAATCCCATACTATGCTAATAATAAAAGTAATAGTAGCAACGTAAGAGAGATTAAATAATTTTCTATGTCAACCCTTGTCATCGTCGAGTCACCCACCAAAGCAAAAACCATCCGTAACTATTTACCCAAGGATTTTATAGTCGAAGCATCCATGGGGCATATCCGAGATTTACCCTCCTCTGCCGAGGAAATTCCTGCTCAATATAAACAGTTTGATTGGGCAAGGTTGGGGGTAAATGTAGAAAATGATTTTGAGCCTATTTATGTGATTCCCAAGGGGAAAAATAAGAAGGTACAGGAGTTAAAAAAACTTTTGAATGGTGCGGATGAGTTGATTCTGGCGACGGATGAAGACAGGGAAGGGGAGAGTATAAGTTGGCATTTATTACAATTACTTAAGCCTAAAGTACCTATTAAACGCATGGTTTTCCATGAGATTACGAAGGAAGCGATTCAAAAGGCGTTATCTAATTGTCGAGATATTGATGAAAATTTGGTTCATGCCCAAGAAACTCGGCGTATTCTGGATCGATTGGTGGGTTATACCCTCTCTCCTTTGTTGTGGAAAAAAATTGCCCGTGGTTTGTCGGCGGGAAGGGTGCAGTCGGTGGCGGTGCGTCTCTTGGTGCAAAGGGAAAGATTGAGAAGGGCTTTTAACAGTGCTTCCTATTGGGATCTTAAGGCTTTGTTAAATCATGACAAAATTGACTTTGAGGCTAAATTAAGTACCTTGGCGGGGCAAAAACTCGCCACAGGGAGCGATTTTGATCCCGATACGGGTAAGTTGATCAAGGGGAAAAAAGTAACGGTTTTGGATGAGCAAGG
The sequence above is a segment of the Cyanobacterium stanieri PCC 7202 genome. Coding sequences within it:
- a CDS encoding protein of unknown function DUF820 (PFAM: Protein of unknown function (DUF820)~COGs: COG4636 conserved hypothetical protein~InterPro IPR008538~KEGG: cyp:PCC8801_1385 protein of unknown function DUF820~PFAM: protein of unknown function DUF820~SPTR: Putative uncharacterized protein) produces the protein MVQSLTKTYSFDEYLSFSDGTDNKYELVNGELVLMPTASGFHALILVFIYDLLKKEIERLKLDYKPMPGTVGVRTAENKSRIPDLVILSSEQCQEIRQMKTAVLDNAPMLAVEIVSANNKQDDYRYKRSEYAVREIPEYWIIDPELEKISILILVDGFYEVTEYQQNDLIKSTLFPDLMVKANDFFAI